From a single Phalacrocorax aristotelis chromosome 1, bGulAri2.1, whole genome shotgun sequence genomic region:
- the LOC142062904 gene encoding cell surface glycoprotein CD200 receptor 1-A-like isoform X1, with protein MKTGADMKIAGKTVCVFVLLAITKVTRTVGNNRVSVTVGKSSVLACPPKSNMTMVTWKISPKAGGPCTLGYRADQNKTDRTNCSDSMNWKSRPDWDPALEIRHVGIALEGNYTCEVVATEGNFHKMYHLTVLVPPRLTVYCDNHGNPVCKAAAGKPPARVSWVLESNSTPEEEGHDNGTVTVLRKFTAYSTNMTNTTCIVSHPAGTWSKSIACHLSGNNAIFKYAFIILCFLSVITFTAVIYYFKLHRDRLCHRTKPPEIAPTHSPQDDTMEVEPYTTYVQKENVIYNSVSDLTVGQNLPQGLSPAT; from the exons gAAACAACAGAGTGTCAGTGACAGTAGGTAAAAGCTCTGTGCTCGCCTGCCCTCCCAAATCAAATATGACTATGGTAACATGGAAAATAAGCCCCAAGGCTGGAGGGCCCTGCACCTTGGGATACAGGGCTGATCAGAACAAGACAGACAGAACAAACTGCAGTGACAGCATGAACTGGAAATCCAGGCCAGATTGGGATCCTGCCCTTGAGATACGGCACGTGGGAATAGCCCTTGAGGGCAATTACACCTGCGAAGTCGTAGCCACAGAAGGGAATTTCCACAAGATGTACCACCTCACCGTGCTAG TCCCCCCCAGGCTGACCGTGTACTGTGACAACCACGGGAACCCCGTGTGCAAGGCAGCGGCAGGGAAGCCGCCTGCTCGGGTCTCGTGGGTCCTAGAGAGCAACTCCACCCCCGAGGAAGAAGGCCATGACAACGGGACAGTGACTGTTCTCAGGAAGTTCACAGCATACAGCACCAACATGACTAATACAACCTGCATCGTGTCCCACCCAGCTGGGACGTGGAGCAAGTCCATAGCCTGTCACCTCTCAG GGAACAATGCCATTTTCAAGTATGCCTTCATCATTCTTTGTTTCCTGAGCGTTATCACCTTCACGGCTGTCATTTACTATTTTAAGCTCCACAGAGACAG actGTGCCACAGAACCAAACCTCCTGAGATTGCTCCTACACATTCCCCACAG gATGACACAATGGAAGTGGAGCCTTATACTACATATGTGCAAAAGGAAAACGTAATTTACAACTCGGTGTCTGACCTGACAGTGGGGCAGAATCTTCCACAAGGACTGTCGCCAGCAACATGA